The following coding sequences lie in one Porphyromonas asaccharolytica DSM 20707 genomic window:
- a CDS encoding TetR/AcrR family transcriptional regulator: MERKETKKKAAIVRESFKLFLAQGYDAVSFTDIERAAQVTRGAIFHHFSGKEDLFKHVADQFIDAFLDTFLEEVDYGAEYLTSQTPLKDFMDTGLALIERRMTYFLKDVDVRVTSASFMSFILYLKDHHETWSEQLQEYEAKKIEAWSKAINLSKERGEIRPDTDTTMLAETFHHLYLGLSFEGAMIDTLSIAALRKQWEYLYTLHHIN, translated from the coding sequence ATGGAAAGAAAAGAGACTAAAAAGAAAGCGGCAATAGTCAGAGAGAGCTTTAAGCTCTTCCTCGCACAGGGATATGATGCTGTCAGCTTTACAGATATCGAGCGCGCAGCACAGGTCACTCGAGGTGCTATATTTCATCATTTCAGTGGCAAGGAGGATCTGTTTAAGCATGTCGCTGACCAATTCATCGATGCATTCCTCGATACATTCCTCGAGGAGGTGGACTATGGTGCGGAATACTTGACTAGTCAGACGCCCCTCAAGGATTTTATGGACACCGGCTTAGCTCTCATAGAGCGACGGATGACCTATTTCCTCAAGGATGTCGATGTGCGTGTCACCTCTGCCAGCTTTATGAGCTTCATCTTGTACCTAAAAGATCATCACGAGACCTGGAGCGAGCAACTGCAGGAGTACGAAGCCAAAAAGATAGAAGCTTGGAGCAAGGCGATCAACCTCTCGAAGGAGCGAGGCGAGATACGTCCCGACACAGATACGACAATGCTCGCAGAGACCTTTCACCACCTCTACCTAGGGCTCTCTTTCGAAGGAGCGATGATTGACACGCTCTCTATCGCAGCACTGCGCAAGCAATGGGAGTACCTATACACCCTACACCATATAAACTGA
- the yidC gene encoding membrane protein insertase YidC has product MNKSNLIGIVLIGVVIVVYSVFLLPKQKPASTPTSTTDTTQVQTNTAVAATEESQTTSDAVKPAPVDSLYAFSQLMSQPVKEYTLQNEKLCVTFSTQGAMPVSAELADYLSYDSTQVRLFAPGDFMLNLPIRTNQNQILETKDLIWQANQPNDSTLLMTLPIDSSSYLRIIYTMPHEGYMLGMAIEAQGLGSLLQSNNAIQDLEMSLRIPRQERSWKFENQYSTIYYKYPADDVEKLKETKMEQEKDVREKIQWVAMKDKFFSTVLIGLGDTRLEGNKMSFKTEPKETDYIKVCNYKGSFAMDIRDGRKADFALFMGPLDYNMLKGMDAGVDKAQRLDLKRMIYVGGSLFRWINVTLIRPLIDFLQGFISNWGIIILLLTLIIKLVLSPLTFKSYMSQAKMRVLKPQVEAINAKYAGDDQQMMMKRSQATMQLYRNAGASPMSGCLPMLLQMPFLIALYMFFPTAIDLRGESFLWVKDLSTYDPIISWSTDIPFITGLLGGNHISLFCLLWAVTNIIYSRYTMSMSAGADNSQMKMMRFMPYIMTIMFFIFFNSNAAGLTYYYFISTLITILQFVASRLLINEEKVLARLEENQRKPKKKKGFMARLEQMQKEQEKLMREQNKKRR; this is encoded by the coding sequence ATGAATAAATCAAACCTCATAGGTATCGTTCTGATTGGCGTGGTCATCGTCGTCTACTCAGTCTTCCTACTACCTAAGCAGAAGCCTGCCTCCACACCTACCTCTACGACTGATACCACTCAGGTCCAGACAAATACAGCTGTAGCCGCTACAGAGGAGAGCCAAACGACTTCAGATGCAGTAAAGCCTGCCCCTGTTGACTCGCTCTACGCTTTTAGTCAGTTGATGAGCCAGCCGGTTAAGGAGTACACGCTACAAAATGAAAAGCTGTGCGTTACCTTCTCCACGCAAGGAGCTATGCCTGTCTCGGCTGAGCTGGCAGACTATCTGAGCTACGACAGCACACAGGTGCGACTCTTCGCTCCTGGCGACTTTATGCTCAACTTGCCTATACGGACGAACCAAAACCAAATTTTAGAGACGAAAGATCTGATCTGGCAGGCAAATCAGCCTAACGACTCAACGCTCTTGATGACGCTACCGATAGACTCATCGAGCTATCTGCGCATCATCTACACGATGCCTCACGAGGGCTATATGCTCGGTATGGCTATCGAGGCGCAGGGCTTAGGCTCGCTACTGCAGAGCAACAATGCGATACAAGATCTAGAGATGAGCCTGCGCATACCGCGGCAGGAGCGCTCTTGGAAGTTTGAGAATCAGTACTCCACTATATATTATAAGTATCCTGCAGACGATGTTGAGAAGCTGAAGGAGACCAAAATGGAGCAGGAGAAGGATGTCCGCGAGAAGATCCAGTGGGTGGCAATGAAGGATAAGTTCTTTAGCACCGTACTCATAGGTCTGGGAGATACCCGACTAGAGGGGAATAAGATGTCCTTCAAGACTGAGCCTAAGGAGACGGACTATATCAAGGTTTGTAACTATAAAGGTTCTTTTGCCATGGACATACGTGATGGGCGCAAAGCGGACTTTGCACTCTTCATGGGGCCTCTAGACTACAACATGCTCAAGGGGATGGACGCTGGTGTAGACAAAGCACAGCGACTAGACCTCAAGCGCATGATCTATGTGGGTGGCTCGCTCTTTAGATGGATCAATGTCACCCTGATTCGTCCGCTGATTGACTTCCTTCAGGGCTTTATCTCTAACTGGGGTATCATCATCCTTTTGCTGACACTCATTATCAAGCTGGTCCTCTCGCCACTTACCTTCAAGAGCTATATGTCGCAAGCTAAGATGCGTGTCTTGAAGCCGCAAGTGGAGGCGATCAATGCTAAGTATGCGGGTGATGATCAGCAGATGATGATGAAGCGGAGTCAAGCGACGATGCAGCTTTATCGCAATGCGGGAGCTAGCCCGATGAGTGGTTGCTTGCCGATGTTGCTGCAGATGCCTTTCTTGATAGCACTCTACATGTTCTTCCCGACGGCTATAGACCTACGTGGGGAGAGCTTTCTCTGGGTCAAGGACCTCTCGACCTATGACCCGATCATCTCGTGGAGCACGGACATACCCTTTATCACGGGGCTGCTGGGTGGTAACCATATCAGTCTCTTCTGCTTGCTATGGGCTGTCACCAACATCATTTACTCCCGCTATACGATGAGCATGTCCGCAGGCGCGGACAATTCGCAGATGAAGATGATGCGCTTTATGCCTTACATCATGACGATCATGTTCTTCATCTTCTTCAATAGCAATGCAGCTGGTCTGACCTACTACTACTTTATCTCTACGCTGATCACGATCTTGCAGTTTGTTGCTAGTCGACTACTGATCAATGAGGAGAAAGTGCTGGCACGTCTCGAGGAGAACCAAAGAAAGCCCAAGAAGAAGAAAGGCTTTATGGCGCGTCTCGAGCAGATGCAGAAGGAGCAAGAGAAGCTCATGCGTGAGCAAAACAAGAAGCGTCGCTAA
- a CDS encoding ABC transporter ATP-binding protein — MDSILSIRGLRFGYQGNPILRGVDLEIPAGSIFGYLGKNGAGKSTTIKLLLGLLPLDEGEILFKGVNLKNSPLLLRSSASGMIEHPSYYPFLTVSENLDYLDQIFRMGRERKDEVLSLLSLSEHADKKAQALSSGLKQRLGLAMCLFKRPEMLILDEPLNALDPQGIYELRNILSRLNQEEGVTIFLSSHILEELEKLADQVAIIKEGKILYQGGIEALTQKQPDIVCLKLGDSALMTQLGYDSRFTLLRVCDTHHVEFEVKDEEEFARLLATLSQDGVSIYNVTHRGSALENAFIHLTE; from the coding sequence ATGGACAGTATACTCTCTATAAGAGGCTTGCGCTTTGGTTACCAAGGCAATCCAATACTCCGAGGGGTGGATCTAGAGATCCCTGCGGGCTCTATATTCGGCTACTTGGGTAAAAATGGAGCGGGCAAGTCTACGACGATTAAACTACTCTTGGGACTGCTCCCATTGGATGAGGGGGAGATACTTTTTAAGGGTGTAAACCTTAAGAACTCTCCCTTACTGCTACGCTCCAGTGCTAGTGGCATGATTGAACACCCCTCTTACTATCCTTTTCTCACCGTCTCTGAGAACCTTGACTATCTAGACCAAATCTTTCGAATGGGACGGGAGCGAAAGGACGAAGTCTTGTCTCTCCTTAGTCTCAGCGAGCATGCCGACAAGAAGGCACAAGCACTCTCGTCGGGTCTGAAGCAACGTCTAGGCCTGGCTATGTGTCTCTTCAAGCGTCCTGAGATGCTGATCCTCGATGAGCCTCTTAATGCACTCGATCCTCAGGGGATCTATGAGCTTAGGAATATCTTGTCTAGACTTAATCAAGAGGAGGGGGTGACCATCTTTCTCTCTAGTCATATCCTAGAGGAGCTGGAGAAGTTGGCTGATCAAGTCGCAATCATTAAGGAGGGTAAGATACTCTATCAAGGAGGCATCGAAGCGCTTACCCAAAAGCAACCCGATATCGTATGTCTCAAGCTGGGCGATAGCGCACTGATGACGCAACTAGGATACGACTCTAGATTCACACTGCTGCGGGTATGTGATACGCATCATGTCGAGTTTGAGGTAAAGGACGAAGAGGAATTTGCTCGCCTACTCGCAACACTTAGTCAAGACGGCGTCTCTATCTACAACGTAACGCATAGGGGTTCGGCTCTTGAAAATGCTTTTATCCACCTTACCGAATAG
- a CDS encoding amidophosphoribosyltransferase encodes MEPLKHECGIALIRLRKPLEYYAEHYGTTLYGLNKLYLLMEKQHNRGQDGAGLAVVKTQAPPGDEYIYRERALGSNAITEIFKTVHETIAMAHDGTTPTVEQATQAERYTPFLGDCYMGHLRYSTTDLAGLTFVHPMIRRSNWRAKSLAVCGNFNLTNVSGIFDEITAIGQHPRTSSDTHIILDQVGHRLDREVERLYKIAHEEQGLEGMDITHFIEDNLDLTNVLHRTSPIWDGGFVMCGMTGSGDSFVLRDRNGIRPAFYYIDDEIIVVASERPVIQTVMNVTYDKVLELNPGEALTIDNKANPSITQILEPGELKACSFERIYFSRGSDRDIYRERKMLGQLLTPAILREIDGDLTHSVFSFIPNTAEVAYFGMLEGLNLELNKRKAEQIEQVLGTPDFDAQLKHILSQRIRSEKVAIKDIKLRTFISEGNTRNDLATHVYDVTYGSIERGVDNLVVIDDSIVRGTTIRQSILTILDRLGPRKIVFVSSAPQIRYPDYYGIDMRHVDEFIAFRAMIALLQERGQQRMLDEAYREAIALRERPLTEYVPNVIKTLYASFTEEEISAKIAELVKSDGIKAEVSIVYQTVETLHEAIPHHPGDWYFTGDYPTPGGSHLVNDAFIAYYEQQYNRK; translated from the coding sequence ATGGAACCTCTCAAGCACGAGTGCGGGATAGCACTCATACGACTACGCAAACCCCTAGAGTACTACGCAGAGCACTATGGTACGACCCTCTACGGGTTGAACAAGCTCTACCTCCTGATGGAGAAGCAGCACAACCGCGGTCAAGATGGTGCTGGGCTGGCTGTGGTCAAGACTCAGGCACCTCCAGGTGATGAGTATATCTATCGAGAGAGAGCTCTCGGCAGTAACGCTATTACGGAGATCTTCAAGACGGTACATGAGACCATAGCCATGGCTCACGATGGTACGACGCCTACTGTAGAGCAGGCGACGCAAGCTGAGCGCTATACGCCTTTCCTCGGTGATTGCTACATGGGTCATCTACGTTACAGCACGACAGACTTGGCGGGCTTGACTTTCGTACACCCGATGATACGCCGTAGCAACTGGAGAGCGAAGTCGCTCGCCGTGTGTGGTAACTTCAACCTGACCAATGTGTCGGGTATCTTTGACGAAATCACAGCCATCGGTCAGCACCCTCGTACCTCTAGCGACACACATATTATATTAGACCAAGTGGGTCACCGTCTAGACCGTGAGGTGGAGCGTCTCTACAAGATCGCTCACGAGGAGCAGGGGCTAGAGGGGATGGATATAACGCACTTCATCGAGGACAATCTTGATCTGACCAACGTGTTGCATCGTACCAGTCCTATCTGGGATGGGGGCTTTGTGATGTGCGGTATGACGGGATCGGGAGATTCCTTCGTCCTGAGAGATCGCAACGGCATCCGCCCCGCATTCTACTACATCGATGACGAGATCATCGTCGTAGCTAGCGAGCGTCCCGTGATCCAGACGGTGATGAATGTGACCTACGACAAGGTTCTCGAGCTAAACCCTGGCGAGGCGCTCACCATAGACAACAAAGCTAATCCGAGTATCACGCAGATCCTGGAGCCTGGCGAACTGAAAGCTTGCTCCTTCGAGCGTATCTACTTCTCTCGTGGTAGTGATCGAGACATCTACCGGGAGCGTAAGATGCTAGGGCAACTCCTCACGCCAGCTATCCTCAGAGAGATAGACGGCGACTTGACTCATTCGGTCTTCTCCTTTATCCCCAACACCGCCGAGGTCGCTTACTTCGGTATGCTGGAGGGACTAAACTTAGAGCTTAACAAGCGCAAGGCGGAGCAGATCGAGCAGGTGCTGGGAACTCCCGACTTTGACGCACAACTAAAGCATATCCTCTCGCAGCGCATACGTAGTGAGAAGGTCGCCATCAAGGATATCAAGCTACGCACCTTCATCTCCGAAGGCAATACGCGCAACGACCTAGCGACGCACGTCTATGACGTCACCTACGGCTCCATCGAGCGTGGCGTGGACAACCTCGTGGTCATCGACGATAGTATCGTACGAGGCACCACGATACGTCAGAGCATCCTCACGATCCTAGACCGCTTAGGACCGCGCAAGATAGTCTTCGTCTCTAGTGCTCCACAGATTCGCTATCCCGACTACTACGGCATCGATATGCGTCACGTGGATGAGTTTATAGCCTTTAGAGCTATGATCGCACTCCTTCAGGAGCGAGGCCAGCAGCGTATGCTTGACGAGGCATACCGTGAGGCGATAGCTCTCAGGGAGCGTCCGCTCACGGAGTATGTACCCAACGTGATCAAGACTCTTTATGCGTCCTTTACGGAGGAAGAGATCTCTGCTAAGATCGCTGAGTTAGTCAAATCAGACGGCATCAAGGCAGAGGTTAGCATTGTCTACCAGACAGTCGAGACACTACACGAAGCTATCCCACATCATCCTGGCGACTGGTACTTTACGGGCGACTATCCTACGCCTGGAGGGTCCCATCTCGTCAACGATGCTTTCATTGCTTATTACGAGCAGCAGTACAATCGCAAATAG
- a CDS encoding TonB-dependent receptor domain-containing protein, whose product MMKSTLIRKALLVTGLLLVALSATAQTSPCQISGVVIDSTRHEAIAYATIEYKLLDEQLTGGAVSNEQGHFEMTLPRMGSYQLTIRSVGFQTKQMRVTTQAGQNSLDTIYLAPDAQTLDEVQVVARRKLIKLSPKGLTYDMKNDVLAQTDNLLFALRKVPLVTVDGEGNIRVKGSSNFSVYINGSPSRVASMNPTEVLRGIPASSVKGIEVITQVDARYDASAGDAIINIITESKSLDGYSGLVSLMGSTIPNINGTSSLTLTKGKLSVALNYNYDYTRHKDQPVDVSRRTFQGDKTTSLFKSSEVAGSNNDGVFQNHVGSLMGEYAIDSLNSLYADGHLFVSSVYTTGLSQQTFDRPNEPTRYATSLNQMRLTSGSVEGNLIYRNLYAADKQPRFSIGYRYAYNPDQRYKEWTERQYRDGFTSWESSLYDETRRMERSRGGLSEHALQSDYQFIWSGGHALQVGVKEVLRLGSSRPEYHLWNEGKGDWQEVNNPLYRQGDMSQLQSLTSAYANYAWQGERFALSAGARGTLVYDKITFSQNSEGDFHKTGVDLIPTATLSYMLTERQQLSLSYKMNPIRPSIWRLNPYRSQMTTYDISFGNPYLQSELHHNVDLSYTFFSNQLYLSLTTGYEQTNNAIMPVRYRDPKSPEILYHTFANAGLHRVPNASLWLNWRPIMPLSLTFFGSSRYHLFDYPIEGLSQRNWEHMLSANVDVTLPKSWYLGASWYYYANPPTLRTTYSYNHGYSFYLKKSFWDDKLDLTLTAQHPFSKYIRFETKQWGDDFEYNQRNMIQARAIGLKITYNFNSGKSRKVTRNESLATSDLDQRTGVQ is encoded by the coding sequence ATGATGAAATCAACCCTTATCCGCAAAGCCCTCCTAGTGACGGGGCTATTGCTTGTCGCACTATCCGCCACGGCGCAGACATCTCCTTGTCAGATCAGTGGCGTCGTTATAGACTCCACACGTCACGAGGCGATAGCCTACGCTACGATTGAGTACAAACTATTAGACGAGCAGTTGACAGGCGGTGCGGTGAGCAATGAGCAGGGACACTTCGAGATGACATTGCCCCGTATGGGTAGCTACCAGTTGACGATTAGGTCGGTTGGCTTTCAGACTAAACAAATGCGGGTCACGACGCAGGCGGGACAGAACAGTTTAGACACGATCTACCTAGCACCCGATGCTCAGACTCTAGACGAGGTGCAGGTGGTGGCGCGTCGCAAGCTCATCAAACTCTCTCCCAAAGGCTTGACCTATGATATGAAAAACGACGTCTTGGCTCAGACCGACAATCTCCTCTTTGCCCTGCGCAAGGTGCCTCTCGTCACTGTAGATGGAGAGGGAAATATACGTGTCAAGGGGTCGTCAAACTTCTCCGTCTACATCAATGGATCGCCCTCTCGTGTTGCCTCGATGAACCCCACGGAGGTCCTGCGAGGTATCCCCGCCAGTAGTGTCAAGGGTATAGAGGTGATCACACAGGTGGATGCTCGCTACGATGCCTCTGCTGGAGATGCTATCATCAATATCATCACTGAGAGCAAGAGCCTAGATGGGTACAGTGGCCTAGTCTCTCTGATGGGCTCTACAATCCCCAATATCAATGGCACCTCAAGTCTGACTCTCACTAAGGGTAAGCTTAGCGTAGCGCTCAACTACAACTATGACTATACGCGTCATAAGGATCAGCCTGTGGATGTGTCTAGACGTACATTCCAAGGGGATAAGACGACCAGCCTCTTCAAGTCCTCCGAGGTAGCTGGTAGTAACAATGATGGTGTCTTCCAAAACCATGTCGGTAGCTTGATGGGAGAGTACGCCATAGATAGCCTGAATAGCCTCTATGCTGATGGGCACCTCTTCGTCTCATCGGTCTACACCACAGGGCTGTCTCAGCAGACTTTCGATCGTCCTAATGAGCCTACACGATATGCCACGTCGCTCAATCAGATGCGCTTGACCTCTGGCTCTGTAGAGGGTAACCTTATTTATCGCAATCTCTATGCTGCGGACAAGCAGCCCCGCTTCTCGATAGGTTATCGCTACGCTTACAACCCAGACCAGAGGTACAAGGAGTGGACTGAGCGTCAGTACCGAGATGGCTTCACCAGCTGGGAGAGTTCTCTCTATGATGAGACACGACGTATGGAGCGTTCACGCGGAGGTCTGAGCGAGCATGCTCTACAGAGCGACTATCAGTTTATCTGGAGCGGAGGACACGCTCTGCAGGTAGGTGTCAAGGAAGTGCTACGACTGGGTAGCTCTCGCCCTGAGTACCATCTCTGGAACGAAGGCAAGGGCGACTGGCAAGAGGTGAATAATCCGCTCTACCGTCAGGGAGACATGAGTCAGCTGCAGAGCCTTACGTCAGCTTATGCCAACTACGCTTGGCAGGGTGAACGCTTCGCTCTCTCCGCTGGGGCACGAGGCACGCTGGTCTATGACAAGATAACTTTCTCGCAAAACAGTGAGGGAGACTTTCACAAGACAGGCGTAGACCTGATCCCTACGGCTACGCTCTCCTATATGCTGACTGAGCGCCAGCAACTTTCCCTCTCTTACAAGATGAACCCTATCCGTCCTTCCATCTGGCGTCTCAATCCCTATCGAAGTCAGATGACAACATACGACATCTCTTTTGGCAATCCTTACTTGCAGTCGGAGCTACATCACAATGTAGACCTCTCCTATACATTCTTTTCGAACCAACTCTACCTCAGTCTAACGACGGGCTATGAGCAAACCAACAATGCGATTATGCCCGTAAGGTATAGAGACCCCAAGAGTCCAGAGATACTGTATCATACCTTTGCTAATGCTGGCTTGCACCGTGTGCCGAACGCTTCGCTTTGGTTAAACTGGCGTCCTATCATGCCCCTCTCGCTTACGTTCTTTGGAAGTTCTAGGTATCACCTCTTCGACTATCCTATCGAAGGACTCTCTCAGCGGAACTGGGAGCATATGCTCTCCGCCAATGTGGATGTCACGCTCCCCAAGTCGTGGTACCTAGGAGCTTCGTGGTACTACTATGCCAATCCGCCGACACTCCGCACGACCTACTCATACAACCACGGGTACAGCTTCTACCTGAAGAAGAGCTTCTGGGACGACAAGCTGGATCTAACCTTGACGGCTCAGCACCCCTTCTCGAAATACATACGCTTCGAGACGAAGCAGTGGGGTGATGACTTCGAGTATAACCAAAGGAATATGATCCAAGCGCGTGCTATCGGTCTGAAGATCACGTACAACTTCAACTCGGGCAAGAGCCGCAAGGTGACGCGCAACGAGTCTCTCGCCACCTCCGACCTAGACCAGAGGACTGGTGTGCAGTAG
- a CDS encoding ABC transporter permease, translated as MKSLISLSNILQAEVYKTLRNRRIVTILLSPLVFYLLILLYAIYKGRTGLLDATAIVYDGNPWLMIWSRYTLPLLSFVLPPAIVILSYMVCELEFQNDNIRTFFALPIVKWKLYLSKVLSLSLLTVILCLVTWLGFILGGYLLGLLIPAYKFTDYSIWIGSIQLLGRILLASLSVGALGLIVSLLTRSFTLPILLGFFLTAFAVFMTNEPSGAYLPFATFTYLASIRPVEELTSFALRDVVNLLSWGIALVIGYLCFTPEKKQLWGKH; from the coding sequence ATGAAGTCTCTCATATCACTATCCAACATACTACAAGCAGAGGTTTATAAGACTCTGCGCAATAGACGCATTGTGACGATTTTGCTATCGCCACTAGTTTTCTATCTACTGATACTCCTCTATGCTATTTACAAGGGACGGACGGGGCTTTTAGATGCTACGGCGATTGTCTATGATGGTAATCCGTGGCTGATGATTTGGTCTCGCTATACACTTCCTCTACTATCCTTCGTGCTACCACCAGCCATCGTGATCCTATCTTATATGGTATGCGAGTTGGAGTTTCAAAACGATAATATCAGAACCTTCTTTGCACTCCCTATTGTTAAGTGGAAACTCTATCTATCCAAAGTCCTTTCGCTCTCGCTACTCACGGTAATCTTGTGTCTAGTTACTTGGCTTGGCTTCATCTTGGGAGGATACTTACTTGGGCTTTTGATACCTGCTTACAAGTTTACAGACTACTCCATTTGGATTGGCTCGATACAGCTATTGGGACGCATTCTACTCGCATCGCTCAGCGTTGGAGCATTGGGACTTATTGTTAGCTTGCTAACGCGTAGTTTCACGCTACCTATCCTGCTGGGATTCTTCTTGACCGCCTTTGCTGTTTTTATGACCAACGAACCTTCGGGAGCCTATCTTCCCTTTGCTACCTTTACATACTTAGCTTCGATACGACCTGTGGAGGAGCTTACAAGCTTCGCTCTGAGAGATGTGGTAAACCTCCTCTCTTGGGGGATTGCCTTAGTGATAGGTTATCTCTGCTTTACTCCTGAGAAGAAACAACTATGGGGCAAACATTAA
- a CDS encoding CTP synthase — MTDTRYIFVTGGVVSSLGKGIVAASLGKLLQARGYKVTIQKFDPYINIDPGTLNPYEHGECYVTEDGHEADLDLGHYERFLNIRTSRENNITTGRIYQSVINKERHGDYLGKTVQVIPHITDEIKRSVRRLGMKHHYDFVITEIGGVVGDIESLPFLESVRQLKWELKNHCVCVHLTYVPFIAAAKEYKTKPTQHSVKQLQEEGIQPDILVLRTEHKLSEELLDKVALFCNVSKESVFQSIDMPSIYEIPLLLQEQGLDRQVIQQAGLEVGETPKMEGWRNFVHRMKSATKELHIALVGKYVELQDAYKSIDEALLQSCVYHDRKLKLTSIHSESITKDNVDKLLSGYDGVVVAPGFGSRGVEGKLIALEYTRTHQIPTLGICLGMQCMAIEFAQNVLGLEDCNTTEIKPTAANKIIDLMDEQKAISDLGASMRLGAYECELKEGSKLAAAYGKLLISERHRHRYEFNSQYRAAFEEAGFKCVGTNPETGLVEALELEGHPWYIGVQYHPEYSSTVLQPSPIFMAFISAISNR; from the coding sequence ATGACCGATACACGATACATCTTTGTGACAGGAGGCGTGGTCTCCTCGCTTGGCAAGGGCATTGTAGCCGCCAGTCTTGGTAAACTGCTTCAAGCTCGTGGATACAAGGTTACGATCCAGAAGTTTGACCCTTACATCAATATAGACCCAGGGACGCTCAATCCTTACGAGCATGGCGAGTGCTATGTGACGGAAGATGGCCATGAGGCGGATCTAGACCTGGGACACTATGAGCGCTTCCTCAATATCCGCACCTCTCGGGAGAACAACATCACCACGGGACGTATCTATCAGAGCGTGATCAATAAGGAGCGTCACGGTGACTACCTTGGTAAGACGGTGCAGGTGATCCCGCACATCACGGATGAGATCAAGCGGAGCGTACGTCGTCTAGGCATGAAGCATCACTACGACTTTGTCATCACCGAGATAGGTGGTGTGGTCGGAGACATCGAGTCACTCCCCTTCCTAGAGAGTGTACGTCAGCTCAAGTGGGAGCTCAAGAACCATTGCGTCTGCGTCCATCTGACTTATGTACCCTTTATCGCAGCGGCCAAGGAATACAAGACGAAGCCTACGCAGCACTCGGTCAAGCAGCTCCAAGAGGAGGGTATACAACCCGACATCTTGGTGCTTCGTACGGAGCATAAGCTGAGCGAAGAATTGCTAGACAAGGTGGCGCTCTTCTGTAATGTATCTAAGGAGAGTGTCTTCCAGAGTATCGATATGCCATCGATCTATGAGATACCACTACTCCTACAGGAGCAGGGTCTAGACCGTCAGGTGATCCAGCAGGCTGGTCTAGAGGTAGGCGAGACGCCTAAAATGGAGGGATGGCGCAACTTCGTTCACCGGATGAAGTCGGCGACCAAGGAGCTACATATAGCTCTCGTCGGCAAGTATGTAGAGCTGCAAGATGCCTACAAGTCTATCGATGAGGCTCTGCTCCAGAGTTGTGTGTACCATGATCGCAAGCTCAAACTAACCTCGATACATAGCGAGAGCATCACAAAGGATAATGTGGATAAGCTGCTAAGTGGCTACGATGGTGTCGTGGTGGCTCCAGGCTTTGGCTCTAGGGGTGTAGAGGGCAAGTTGATCGCCCTAGAGTATACCCGTACGCATCAGATCCCGACGCTCGGTATCTGCCTGGGTATGCAGTGCATGGCTATTGAGTTTGCCCAAAATGTACTGGGTCTAGAGGATTGCAATACGACCGAGATCAAGCCGACAGCGGCCAATAAGATTATCGATCTGATGGATGAGCAGAAGGCTATATCAGACTTAGGCGCCTCTATGCGACTAGGGGCCTATGAGTGCGAACTCAAGGAGGGCTCTAAGCTGGCAGCCGCTTATGGTAAGCTACTGATCTCGGAGAGACATAGACACCGCTATGAGTTCAATAGTCAGTACCGCGCAGCCTTTGAGGAGGCTGGCTTTAAGTGTGTAGGTACCAATCCCGAGACAGGTCTCGTCGAGGCTCTGGAGCTAGAGGGTCACCCTTGGTACATCGGTGTGCAGTACCACCCAGAGTACAGCAGTACGGTCCTGCAGCCTAGTCCGATCTTTATGGCCTTTATCTCAGCAATTAGCAATCGATAG